The following are encoded together in the Lactuca sativa cultivar Salinas chromosome 1, Lsat_Salinas_v11, whole genome shotgun sequence genome:
- the LOC111885981 gene encoding ABC transporter F family member 1 isoform X1 → MVSDASKKKAAQKKAAAAAKRGAKTVAAAASKKAAAIGTVNGSSSSDNLANGMGSLAISDRTCTGVLCSHPLSRDIRIESLSLTFHGHDLIVDSELELNYGRRYGLLGLNGCGKSTLLTSIGCRELPIPEHMDIFHLTREIEASDMSSLEAVMNCDEERLKLEEEAERLIGQDDGGGEALERVYERLDAMDASTAEKRAAEILNGLGFNKNMQQKKTRDFSGGWRMRIALARALFMNPTILLLDEPTNHLDLEACVWLEETLKKFERILVVVSHSQDFLNGVCTNIIHMQNKKLKMYTGNFDQYVQTRSELEENQMKQYKWEQDQIASMKEYIARFGHGSAKLARQAQSKEKTLAKMERGGLTEKVTRDRVLVFRFTDVGQLPPPVLQFIDVSFGYTPENLIYKNLDFGVDLDSRVALVGPNGAGKSTLLKLMTGELMPTDGMVRRHNHLMVAQFHQHLAEKLDLEMSALAYMMSEYPGNEEEKMRAAIGRFGLTGKAQVMAMRNLSDGQRSRVIFAWLAYRQPHMLLLDEPTNHLDIETIDSLADALNDWDGGLVLVSHDFRLINQVAREIWVCENQKVTKWEGDIMGFKEHLRSKAGLS, encoded by the exons ATGGTGTCTGATGCGAGTAAGAAGAAGGCGGCTCAGAAGAAGGCTGCAGCTGCCGCTAAGAGAGGAGCTAAGACCGTTGCTGCTGCCGCATCGAAGAAGGCTGCGGCCATAGGTACGGTAAACGGGAGTTCCAGTTCCGATAATTTGGCGAATGGGATGGGGTCTCTTGCGATTTCTGATCGAACGTGTACTGGAGTTCTTTGTTCTCATCCTTTGTCTAGGGATATTCGG aTAGAGTCTTTATCACTTACTTTTCATGGACATGATCTTATTGTTGATTCAGAGCTAGAGCTTAATTACGGGag ACGATATGGTTTACTTGGGCTAAATGGATGTGGTAAATCTACACTTCTTACTTCAATTGGATGTCGAGAGCTTCCAATTCCTGAACACATGGACATTTTCCATCTCACTAGAGAGATTGAAGCTTCTGACATGTCATCACTTGAAGCTGTCATGAATTGTGATGAAGAAAGACTCAAATTGGAAGAAGAAGCTGAACGCTTGATTGGACAG GATGACGGCGGCGGAGAAGCGCTTGAGCGCGTATACGAACGGTTAGACGCGATGGACGCGTCCACAGCCGAAAAGCGGGCGGCCGAGATTCTAAACGGTCTCGGTTTCAACAAAAACATGCAACAAAAGAAAACCAGAGATTTCTCGGGTGGTTGGCGAATGCGTATCGCTTTAGCCCGAGCTCTGTTCATGAACCCGACAATCTTACTCCTCGATGAACCCACAAATCACCTCG ATCTCGAAGCGTGTGTTTGGCTCGAAGAAACCCTAAAAAAATTCGAACGTATACTCGTGGTTGTCTCACATTCACAAGACTTTTTAAATGGTGTTTGCACGAATATAATCCATATGcaaaataaaaaacttaaaatGTACACGGGTAATTTCGACCAATACGTACAAACACGATCCGAACTTGAAGAAAACCAAATGAAACAATATAAATGGGAACAAGACCAAATCGCGTCAATGAAAGAATACATCGCCCGATTCGGCCACGGGTCAGCCAAACTCGCCCGTCAAGCCCAATCCAAAGAGAAAACTTTAGCTAAAATGGAACGGGGCGGGCTGACCGAAAAAGTGACCCGTGACAGAGTTCTTGTCTTTCGGTTCACTGACGTCGGTCAGCTCCCACCACCTGTTCTCCAATTCATCGACGTCTCATTCGGTTACACGCCTGAAAATCTCATTTACAAAAACCTAGACTTTGGAGTTGACCTAGATTCTCGGGTAGCTTTAGTGGGCCCGAACGGGGCGGGGAAAAGTACACTGCTAAAACTAATGACTGGAGAGTTGATGCCGACCGACGGCATGGTGAGGCGGCACAACCACTTGATGGTGGCTCAATTTCATCAACACTTGGCAGAGAAGCTTGATTTGGAGATGTCGGCTTTGGCGTACATGATGAGTGAGTATCCGGGGAACGAGGAGGAGAAGATGCGGGCGGCGATCGGGCGGTTTGGGCTGACCGGAAAAGCGCAAGTGATGGCGATGAGGAATTTATCAGACGGGCAAAGGAGTCGGGTGATATTTGCGTGGTTGGCGTATAGGCAACCGCATATGTTGTTGTTAGATGAGCCGACTAATCATTTGGATATTGAGACGATTGATAGTTTGGCTGATGCGTTGAATGATTGGGATGGTGGGTTGGTGTTGGTGAGTCATGATTTTAGGTTGATTAATCAGGTGGCGCGTGAGATTTGGGTGTGTGAGAATCAGAAGGTGACTAAATGGGAAGGGGATATTATGGGGTTTAAGGAGCATTTGAGGAGTAAAGCTGGTTTATCGTag
- the LOC111885981 gene encoding ABC transporter F family member 1 isoform X2 — MLINLYKQKIESLSLTFHGHDLIVDSELELNYGRRYGLLGLNGCGKSTLLTSIGCRELPIPEHMDIFHLTREIEASDMSSLEAVMNCDEERLKLEEEAERLIGQDDGGGEALERVYERLDAMDASTAEKRAAEILNGLGFNKNMQQKKTRDFSGGWRMRIALARALFMNPTILLLDEPTNHLDLEACVWLEETLKKFERILVVVSHSQDFLNGVCTNIIHMQNKKLKMYTGNFDQYVQTRSELEENQMKQYKWEQDQIASMKEYIARFGHGSAKLARQAQSKEKTLAKMERGGLTEKVTRDRVLVFRFTDVGQLPPPVLQFIDVSFGYTPENLIYKNLDFGVDLDSRVALVGPNGAGKSTLLKLMTGELMPTDGMVRRHNHLMVAQFHQHLAEKLDLEMSALAYMMSEYPGNEEEKMRAAIGRFGLTGKAQVMAMRNLSDGQRSRVIFAWLAYRQPHMLLLDEPTNHLDIETIDSLADALNDWDGGLVLVSHDFRLINQVAREIWVCENQKVTKWEGDIMGFKEHLRSKAGLS, encoded by the exons ATGCTCATAAACTTGTATAAGCAAAAG aTAGAGTCTTTATCACTTACTTTTCATGGACATGATCTTATTGTTGATTCAGAGCTAGAGCTTAATTACGGGag ACGATATGGTTTACTTGGGCTAAATGGATGTGGTAAATCTACACTTCTTACTTCAATTGGATGTCGAGAGCTTCCAATTCCTGAACACATGGACATTTTCCATCTCACTAGAGAGATTGAAGCTTCTGACATGTCATCACTTGAAGCTGTCATGAATTGTGATGAAGAAAGACTCAAATTGGAAGAAGAAGCTGAACGCTTGATTGGACAG GATGACGGCGGCGGAGAAGCGCTTGAGCGCGTATACGAACGGTTAGACGCGATGGACGCGTCCACAGCCGAAAAGCGGGCGGCCGAGATTCTAAACGGTCTCGGTTTCAACAAAAACATGCAACAAAAGAAAACCAGAGATTTCTCGGGTGGTTGGCGAATGCGTATCGCTTTAGCCCGAGCTCTGTTCATGAACCCGACAATCTTACTCCTCGATGAACCCACAAATCACCTCG ATCTCGAAGCGTGTGTTTGGCTCGAAGAAACCCTAAAAAAATTCGAACGTATACTCGTGGTTGTCTCACATTCACAAGACTTTTTAAATGGTGTTTGCACGAATATAATCCATATGcaaaataaaaaacttaaaatGTACACGGGTAATTTCGACCAATACGTACAAACACGATCCGAACTTGAAGAAAACCAAATGAAACAATATAAATGGGAACAAGACCAAATCGCGTCAATGAAAGAATACATCGCCCGATTCGGCCACGGGTCAGCCAAACTCGCCCGTCAAGCCCAATCCAAAGAGAAAACTTTAGCTAAAATGGAACGGGGCGGGCTGACCGAAAAAGTGACCCGTGACAGAGTTCTTGTCTTTCGGTTCACTGACGTCGGTCAGCTCCCACCACCTGTTCTCCAATTCATCGACGTCTCATTCGGTTACACGCCTGAAAATCTCATTTACAAAAACCTAGACTTTGGAGTTGACCTAGATTCTCGGGTAGCTTTAGTGGGCCCGAACGGGGCGGGGAAAAGTACACTGCTAAAACTAATGACTGGAGAGTTGATGCCGACCGACGGCATGGTGAGGCGGCACAACCACTTGATGGTGGCTCAATTTCATCAACACTTGGCAGAGAAGCTTGATTTGGAGATGTCGGCTTTGGCGTACATGATGAGTGAGTATCCGGGGAACGAGGAGGAGAAGATGCGGGCGGCGATCGGGCGGTTTGGGCTGACCGGAAAAGCGCAAGTGATGGCGATGAGGAATTTATCAGACGGGCAAAGGAGTCGGGTGATATTTGCGTGGTTGGCGTATAGGCAACCGCATATGTTGTTGTTAGATGAGCCGACTAATCATTTGGATATTGAGACGATTGATAGTTTGGCTGATGCGTTGAATGATTGGGATGGTGGGTTGGTGTTGGTGAGTCATGATTTTAGGTTGATTAATCAGGTGGCGCGTGAGATTTGGGTGTGTGAGAATCAGAAGGTGACTAAATGGGAAGGGGATATTATGGGGTTTAAGGAGCATTTGAGGAGTAAAGCTGGTTTATCGTag